In Panacibacter ginsenosidivorans, the following proteins share a genomic window:
- a CDS encoding rubredoxin produces MRNINTIKVNFKGGIIAPGQLYNILLAAAKSGLLYVRFGLRQQLLFDVEIEELDNLTAELQALGFTYELNQESFPNIMSSCPAEEVFILNTWLKEHVYKEVLDAFTYTPRLKINISDSNQSFTPLLTGNINWVASPTEPQFWHLFIRFPKTNIVYEWKDIVHTKDIAGMSLLIEETILQDTQKFYDNKEASGDELYEKIKPGSFHTRPAAAPLSLPAFNLPYYEGLNRYSDKYWLGIYRRDELYDIKFMKDICLLCLQTGIEQLYSTPWKTIIIKGINGASRKDWNDILDKHQINVRHAANELNFQVEDYNIEALKLKHHLVKYLNDDDSRTFGVCIGIKTRRKSEVFCSILVKRKPLIRIGKWEFLHVYDILCAKDYNPNERTDFVYSKDNPKFVLAEQLRRAVISYYRYPGETEAVYNDSLE; encoded by the coding sequence ATGAGAAATATTAATACCATTAAAGTTAATTTTAAAGGGGGGATTATTGCACCCGGTCAGCTTTACAACATTCTGCTTGCCGCAGCAAAATCCGGGTTACTCTATGTTCGGTTTGGTCTTCGACAACAACTGCTTTTCGATGTGGAAATAGAAGAACTGGATAATCTTACCGCGGAACTGCAAGCGCTTGGTTTTACTTACGAATTAAACCAGGAAAGCTTTCCCAACATTATGAGTTCCTGTCCTGCAGAAGAAGTGTTTATTCTTAATACATGGCTCAAAGAGCATGTATATAAAGAAGTGCTGGATGCTTTTACCTATACGCCACGTTTAAAGATCAATATCAGCGACAGCAACCAAAGTTTTACACCTTTACTTACCGGCAACATTAATTGGGTAGCCTCTCCTACAGAACCGCAGTTCTGGCACCTGTTTATTCGTTTTCCCAAAACCAATATTGTATATGAGTGGAAAGATATTGTTCATACCAAAGATATCGCCGGCATGTCATTGCTTATAGAAGAAACAATTCTGCAGGATACGCAAAAGTTTTATGATAACAAAGAAGCAAGCGGAGATGAACTATATGAAAAAATAAAGCCCGGCAGCTTTCATACCAGGCCGGCTGCTGCGCCACTTTCATTACCTGCTTTCAACCTGCCATATTATGAAGGATTGAACCGCTACAGCGATAAATATTGGTTAGGCATTTACAGACGTGATGAATTATACGATATAAAATTCATGAAAGATATATGCCTGCTTTGTTTACAAACAGGTATTGAACAATTATATTCTACACCCTGGAAAACTATTATTATAAAAGGCATTAATGGTGCAAGCCGAAAAGACTGGAATGACATTTTAGATAAACACCAGATCAATGTGCGCCATGCAGCTAATGAACTAAATTTCCAGGTAGAAGATTATAACATAGAAGCTTTAAAACTGAAACATCATTTGGTAAAATATCTTAATGATGACGATTCAAGAACATTTGGTGTATGCATTGGTATAAAAACCCGTAGAAAAAGTGAAGTGTTCTGCAGCATACTGGTAAAACGCAAACCACTTATACGCATTGGCAAATGGGAGTTCCTGCACGTATATGATATTTTATGCGCCAAAGATTATAACCCTAATGAACGTACCGATTTTGTGTACAGTAAAGACAACCCAAAATTTGTACTGGCCGAACAATTACGCCGTGCTGTAATTTCTTATTATCGTTATCCCGGCGAAACAGAAGCTGTGTATAATGACTCGCTTGAGTAA
- the trxA gene encoding thioredoxin has product MHTIQLTTQDFKEKIFNYETEQEWKYKGDIPAIIDFYADWCGPCKMVAPVLEELAKEYNGKLNVYKVNTEKEIELSAVFGIQSIPTFLFIPVDELPMMQPGAFPKKVFKEIIETRLLTREKIEK; this is encoded by the coding sequence ATGCACACTATACAATTAACTACCCAGGATTTTAAAGAGAAGATATTCAACTATGAGACGGAGCAGGAATGGAAATACAAAGGCGACATACCTGCCATTATTGATTTTTATGCAGACTGGTGCGGACCCTGCAAAATGGTGGCGCCTGTATTAGAAGAACTGGCAAAGGAATACAACGGCAAACTGAATGTTTATAAAGTAAATACAGAGAAGGAGATTGAATTGTCCGCTGTTTTTGGTATTCAAAGTATCCCAACTTTTTTGTTTATACCCGTAGATGAGTTACCAATGATGCAGCCAGGTGCCTTTCCAAAAAAAGTGTTTAAAGAGATCATAGAGACAAGGTTACTTACCAGGGAAAAGATTGAAAAATAG
- a CDS encoding heavy-metal-associated domain-containing protein — MNELTIHVKNIKCDGCVQTIKNNLQGVGGVVTADASKENQTVTVTGTDLKQNVIIKKLLEIGYPATDN, encoded by the coding sequence ATGAACGAACTTACTATTCATGTTAAGAATATTAAATGCGATGGTTGCGTACAAACTATTAAAAATAATCTGCAAGGTGTGGGCGGCGTAGTTACTGCAGACGCCTCAAAGGAAAATCAAACAGTAACTGTTACGGGAACCGATCTCAAGCAAAATGTTATAATAAAAAAACTTCTTGAGATCGGTTATCCGGCAACAGATAATTAA
- a CDS encoding YgaP family membrane protein: protein MRERIIRAVAGTFVLTSIVLAFFVNIHWLWLTAFVGVNLLQSSFTKFCPLEKILDAFGVEGTSCKK, encoded by the coding sequence ATGAGAGAAAGAATTATTCGGGCGGTTGCTGGTACGTTTGTGCTGACAAGTATTGTACTTGCTTTTTTTGTAAACATACACTGGCTGTGGCTTACGGCATTTGTAGGTGTTAACCTGCTGCAATCATCTTTTACTAAATTTTGCCCGCTTGAAAAAATACTCGATGCATTCGGCGTGGAGGGTACATCATGTAAAAAATAA